The genomic segment ttcttatccgattggaatgaaattttgcacgacgtgttttgttatgatatccaacaactgtgccaagtatggttcaaatcggtccataacctgatatagctgccatataaaccgatcttgggtcttgactttttgagcctctagatggcgaaattcttatccgatttgaatgaatttttgcatgaagtattttgttacgactttcaacaattgtgccaagtatggttcaaatcggttcataacctgttatagctgtcatataaacagatctggggacttgacttcttgagcttctagaggacgcaatttttatttggctgaaattttgcataatgtatttttttcttactttcaacaactgtttgaaataaggttcaaatcggttcataacctgatatagctgccatataatccgatctgggatcttgacttcttgagcctctagaggtcgcacttattatccgatttgcctgaaattttggcaaatcctCCTCCTCAAATcctcatgagaggatccgtcctctcatgaccatcaacatacgtgtttattatggtcttaatcggtctatagcccgatacagctcccttataaaacgatctctttattttacttcttgagcccccaaagggcgcaaatcttattcgaattggctgaaattttacacagatctccaacatataatttaattgtgatccaaaccggaccatatcttgatatcgctcttatagcaaagcaaatcttttctgccgggaaaagaactcgacaaatgcgatccatggtggagggtatataagatttggcccggccgaacttagcacgcttgcttgtttttttttttttaatttgatcaaTATGTGATTGTTGGTGTTAACAATTGGTTATATGTGATATATGGgagtttattattattattattacaatattttaaaatattacattaaataaattttttcccaaaaattcgcTGTACAAAATAATAGGATTACATAACCCAATACAAAGCAAATGGCCCAAAAGTTGAAAATTAagtaataaaacttaaattatATCTGTACCTAGAGAAATAACCTTTGCTTTTGATGGGTTCTGCACATCTATGATGCATGGAGTCTCAACAAGATCCTGGCATATATTTGCAGGGTGATCCTGGGATAGCTTTAAACGGATTTTGTGTCAGGCATTATTCACTGCGTTCAATAGCCCTTCCGCCCTTCGGTCCTCTTTAACATATTTCCCATGTCTCCCCATAAATGTTCTATGGGGTTGAGGTCAGGAGACTGAACAGGTCACGGCTTAACATGAACCCTATTGACCTGATATCACTTCTTGCCAATTTATTAGTATGTTTCCGATCGTTATCTTCTTAGAATACATTTTTCAGAAGCATTTTCAATTTTACTATGCTCGATTATTACTTGTTCCAAGGTTGTAACATACCCATTATGTCCCTTTCTTCAACGTTGTGTACCGTTATACAAAAAGCTCCAACATCGAAATCGGAAtgcgaaaatgctccttttatgaacccagtactcatatccaaatatggtccgatctggaccgcgttcaacaaaaaggtgttaggaaaggtttaagtggtagtctgccatccGACTcccatagacgttttcgtccattgcgatgacacagggacagaagaaggaagataccttccagatcggtttaaacagcccaataacttgggaatgttcacatccactaatcagacaggttctcaaagaaatgagaacctaaagtcgaAATgtggaaggtgttctatagtctctttttcttcgatgtcctcacagcttcgtcaaagtcgttgctggcaacctttagtctgtcagcatgttttccgatcagacagtgatctgtcataaCCGaaacaatgattgagacgtcagttttagccaatgacagcaaagcagtaggccTCTTCAAGATGGTCACAAGTCTAATCTAATCTTCAAGATTAGATTGcatggcatggatgttgcaagtctttgttccaaatttgagccaaatcggatttgaggcttcttagggctcaagaagtcaaatccggggatcggtttatatgggggatataactgtttatagatcgattcgcatcatactcggcatgattgttggaagtcataacacaagtctgttccaaattttagccaaatcggatgaaaattgaggcttttaagatctcaagaagctaaatcgggggattggtttatatgagggctatatctgtttaaatacggattcggattatacttggcataTATGTTggaagacgattaagaatatatattctttatggggtcgcaggtcaatatttcgaggtgatataaACGGAATAGCTATATtggtatacccacatcctatggtgttgggtataaaaagaaaccaTACTAATTGTTTCGAAGACACACTATTTTCATAAGACTCAAATAGGCTTACATATtctatttgagggtggggcaaACCCTTAAACACTTAGATCCTATTGTTCCCTAATCGTTCTCTATTCTATGCCCCTAAGATTTTTTAAGTCTGAAATCGTATTAGCAACCAAGTGCCGTTGTCTGTTAGCTTAAAATGTCGGGCTTTgccataggaaatgttccaacgtttTACCATCTTCCCCATATGTCGGATTTATTCTGAAATAAGTGCGGCCGTAGTCCTGTGTCTTATAAAAATACTACAAGCCATACATTCTCCTTTCACCCGGTGATTGCCTCATCTTTAACCGATACGGAAACCCTCCAATATAGTATGCGGCATCCTTCCGACCGATTCAGTGGTTCTCTGTGCCATGTGCGCACTCATTGCCCATGCCCCAAACTCGGATTGCGTGGCACAAAAGGCTTCGCATTCACCAAGTTTACCGATGGCATCTGTTTGATTTTCACATCCAAATCGTCTGTGTACATAGAGAAAAGGAGTGGGCCTATAATAGATCTTTGTAGAACTCCCTTACCCACTGTCAAAGGTGCTGATTCCGTGTCTGAACGATTAGATAAGTACGACTCTATAAGTCTTGTAGACgaattggaaaaattaaaaaaaaaacggcaaaGTTTGAAACACAATTTACGATTATCAATTGTATCAACTGTCTTAGAGTGGTCTAGTAGGACTAGGAAACAGACTTTGTTGGGCATCAATATCACTCCAAGTTGACTCGGACACTTCTATTAAAGCGCTAGTGAAACTGTGGGCAGCTCGGAAACCCGATAGCACAGCCATTAATAATAATTCACGATCGAGATATTCCGAAATCTGTTCGTGTATTATTTTCTCAAATACTTAGAAAGGTAGGATAAGATTGCCATTGGGCGAAATGCCGTGTTTGATTTGGGAACAGTGATTATCAGAGCTCAGTATAATGGTAAAGAAGTAGGTAAAGAGAGGCAAAAGGTCAGTGAGTAGTATCCGCACAAACTTCTAGTCAATTCTGTCAGAACTAATGGCTTTCGATTTAACCTTAGCAAAACAGTTTAAAACCTCATCATGAGTAACTCATCGAAACTCGAAAACTCCCTCAACTAGTTATCCATCATCAGATCCCTAGAACGAAGGATTGATTTGAATGCCCGGTACATTAACGAAAGCCCGATTGAGTTCGTCCACGTCGCGTTATAAATCCCAGAAGCTTTCGCATTCCGAACTCCTATATCGTTGATGGTTTTCCATCTACTTTAGAGTCTAGTGCAGAACTAAAATGCGTataataatgttgttgttgtagcagtttattgtgttctatctttcgtctgcttcatttcatttcatttcatttatttaacaccaagcacaacaagattatatcttatattttactgtgctggttcacaacagtgcagtttcatcaaataattccattataaactataacttataaaaaaaataaataaattaattaattataacttatactactagactacatacaatttctacttataataatcatgtagctcctttttgaattcaatagcattgcttatgagttgtatatatgatgggagggtgttccagagacgaatactgtttacaataaattgcctttcagtgatttgagattcaaatctaggttgaatcagtttgcgccctcgatttgatctagcaaattgtaggtgtttgtaaagatattcaggttctttgttataaaaaaccttatgtagtaattgcaagcatttaacatttagtaaattttcaactgaaagatCAAAAATCTGATAAGCAAATTGTGATATGTGGTCATACCGTGGTCTGTTGTATACATATCGTGCAATATCATTGTAGGCAACTTTGATTTTCCTATTGTCATCAGCACTGCAACTtgcaaataattcacaattataTAGAAGAGTTGGGATTAAGTAAGATTTAGCAAGAAGCATACGAATTTCGAAAGGAGTTGACAGACGAGCTGCCCACATATTCCGCAGCATACCACGAACTTTTCCCACAGCTGCATTTATATGATTCGTCCAAGTTAAGGTAGAGTTGAATGTTAAACCCAAGTTTGTTGCTGCTTGAACACGGTTTACAATCGTGTTCTCAATCTTTACTTCAACTTGGTCAGGGATTGTTACACTTCTTTTGTGTATGATGATCAGCttagatttggtaggatttaaacgtaaggcattattaacagcccaacaatatattaaattcaaatcatTATTTACATTAGAAATACATGTTTGAAAGTCATTCAGTTTCGTGCAGGTATACAgttgaacgtcatcagcatacatttgtaTCTTGCATGTTAAAGGTACATCGGGCAGACCATAATGTACATGGTGAATAACAATGGGCCCAAGATTGAGCCTTGGGGCACACCATTTGGAACATGAAGCGTATTTGACCAGATATCATTACAATATACAAACTGAGATCTTTGAGACAGGTACGATGATATCAGTTGACAGGCAGTTcgggaaaaattaaatagttttgAGAGCTTGACTACAAGAATTTGATGGTTTAcagtatcaaatgctttactgtgatccaatagaaggagaaaagataccatcttgttgtccatattttgtctaatattttcaacaacgtctATTAAGACAGATGTGCAACTTCTCTTTTTTCTAAAACCAGATTGCCATtctgataatagattttgagtgCACAGGAATTGTTCAATTTGATTCGCCATTATGCATTCTAGCGCTTTGGATAAGAACGGTAAGATTGCAATGGGGCGGtattcattattcgattttctaGTCGGTATAATTTTAGCGAGCTTCCATTCATGCGGAAAGGTGGACTTGGTCAGAACagtattgaaaatatatgttacatatggcagcaattttggcatgataatttttataaatcttGGATTTATTCCGTCAGTTCCAGTTGCATCAGATTTTATTGAGAGTATGCTGTTCAAAACGTCAGTTTGGTCTACACAGCAaaaggaaaatggattttccacTTGTACAGTGTTCATATTTTCATGGGGACATATAGAGCAAACAGATACAAAATGCTCATTCAGTTCATTGATGTTTAGATTGGGCGGAAAGTTGGTGTTGGTTTTCGCTCCTATGCCAATTTTACGAATTTCCTTCCATTTAGATCTGCTATTAACAGCATTCAGAAATTTTTTCCGAAAGAATAGCGTTTTGGCCTCGTTTATGCTTTTCCCAACATTTCGCCTGGCACACTTAAAGCGCTCATGCAGTTGTGTTGTTCTGTATCGTTTCCATCGTTTGTATGCAATATTTCTTTCATCGATTAGTGCACGTAACTGTTCATTAAACCATGGGGgttgctgattttttatggtAATGGTTTTTTCAGGAACACATTGACTATATATTAAGCTAATATAATGCTGCAAAAATGCTGTTTGATCATCCACAGAATTTAACTGATATATAGAATCCCATTCGACATTATCAGTAAGGCTATTAAGAAGATTATAGTTCAGTTTTTTAAAATCACGGAATGTAATTGTCTCGTCTTGTTGATTTAtgtgattctgttgagtgtcaaaacccaggaactctgcgacgaagatggggtgcgtccacagggatttgGGTCTGAGAACAATAATACTCAGTCTTAGCAGAGCTGATGCAGTCGTTCACTCTTCTACGTGCAGAACAGAATTCCTCTTAAATTTCTGGCGTCCTGTAGCGTTTTCATCTCGAATAAGCCCTATGCCTACCTTCTATGGAAGACTTAACAGTCGAATTAAACCATGGCTTTCAATTCGAGGTACTACGTTTAATCCTAGTAGAAACGGTCGCATCATATCAgtgtttttggtaaaaatcgtctaatttaagaaaaaaatcttcacttttttctgaaaaaacgtCATAAAACCTTCACACATAAAagttaaatatataaatacattccgatctctcgattatcgaTGGCAAAAAAACGGCTGATGGGTTTAATTATAAGGATGCTTGaattctttttgttattttcactAAAACCTATTTATGGTCACTACTAATATCCAAAgacataattttaataaaattttctcttaagaaaacgagcttaatgatcggatATGCATATttaaaaggaaagccaaagccggccaggattcgaacttgggcacacggagcaacagcgagagcccttgccgttgtcttagcgttcgaagccatcaatacaacttctaacagatgaacaaaatcatgtgtagtacggaagaagtgtaatttgttacagatagaatgtctgtcattacacaaaaatgcatgcattgggaaaagtacagctaataagcatgGTTGTCGAGCTTGATGAATGTCTTAATTGTAGCATAGATACGTTTTCGCtactaatacgattcaaatacaacataccaacgcacggcccttgaagccatcacacctaatatggttgaaaagtcttctaaccaaagacgaaacgcgtcccatagtggttggtgtgtgttgctatctttggcaaaaaacaaaaattgtaaaatttaatgatctcgctctaacaggcaaaactagaaaaattaaaaaaaaattaataaaattttctttaaaatcaaaatttcaatgaaatttttttctaaacaaaattgaaatgaaattttctcttaaggcaaaatttcaatgaaattttctctaaagtaaaAATTACaatgatttttcaaaagaaaaaaattgaaataaaaatacaacaaaacttGAAGTTCTCGCACAAAACAGATCGATATTAGCGTCAAAAAGCCAATTATTGACGGAAAAAATCTAAATTACAATACATAAAATCGTCACGCCTGGCAGCCCTACATCATATAGAagtcaaaaattgttttgaagATATTCGAGTTGTTGATCTACAGAAATTCGACAATATAAATCATTCCAGCTAATTTGAAAGTATTTCTCCTCTGTAGTCCAGGTTTCTATATTCACGAGGGTCCGATCAGCCGTATTTATGAAGGCATAAGAAAGGAATATCAAGTCATGTTTGTTTCTATCGGTCAACATGGCTGTTTGCGGAGATTTTTGGGCAGAGCGGAACCCCTGAGTCTTGATTGTTCAACTTTTCAATTTAGGTgggtcaaatcggatataaaaaatttcaagaaaatcggtttatccgTTTTGAGTCTAAACGGAAAAAACAAACGCGCGTCGACTTGTATTCAGACAAGATGATCATCGACCGACCGAATAATATTGAAATTCTTGCTCCCTAAAATATGCAACACTAATTCATTAAATTCAATTGATATATTTCTGGTCATCTGTTACATACGTAAAACTACAATGTTTTTGTTCATTTTCAAGTCGTATTtgctgttagggcgaagatcatttattgggttgcccaaaaagtaattgcggatttttcatatagtcggcgttgacaaattttttcacaacttgtgactctgtaattgcattctttcttctgccagttaacagctgttacttttagcttgctttagaaaaaaagtgtaaaaaaagtatatttgattaaagttcattctaagttttattaaaaattcatttactttcttttaaaaaatccgcaattactttttggacaacccaataatttaattttttttgtttgtttctctttcgagacgagctgaatgatagGAGATTTTTCGCTTTACAACAGCTATGGGTACACCTAcactttttttgcattatttgcaAGGCGGCATAATTTTTGTGTACCGTTCACAATAATGTGGAataatgtgtatgtgtgtgtgtgtttgcccaTCGTTACTCTAAGCTTACGTATTGCTATCTATTTATCTTTACGGTTAAAAGCGCGAGACTAAGTCGGCTGAAATAATGAGCTTGACCAATTCTGTCCGTGGATCCAAAGAGACCCATTAAATTTCCTTATTCGTCAActatataaaatgaaaaatctaTGCGAGCAAACTAAGTGTTTCACAATGGTTGGGAGCAAAAGTTTCTTATCATTGACAATTACATTCAGTTTGCTGCTTCAGCTACAACTCGGTAGCACTGACAATCAATATACGGACTATGTATTTCTCTTCGATAATGAAGACATATTTGAAGATTGTCCTGAAATGCCGGACAATCACGGTATTGACGCTGCCTTGAGTACCGATAATCTGGAGTTTGATCTTAACGAAGAATATCTGGTGGATGTGAGCGGCAACAGCACTGTTGTGTGGGAAGGTGTACAGCCGAGCGATCGCATTGAAGTAAggctattttttttaatattattcttgatcctcttacTATTGCTATACCCACATATAGTTTAGAGCTgacatgtaaagggtgatttttttgaggttaggattttcatgcattagtatttgacagatcacgtgggatttcagacatggtgtcaaagagaaagatgctcagtatgctttgacatttcatcatgaatagacttactaacgagcaacgcttgcaaatcattgaattttattaccaaaatcagtgttcggttcgaaatgtgttcattcaccgttcagcgatgaggctcatttctggttgaatggctacgtaaataagcaaaattgccgcatttggagtgaagagcaaccagaagccgttcaagaactgcccatgcatcccgaaaaatgcactgtttggtgtggtttgtacgctggtggaatcattggaccgtattttttcaatgatgctgttggacgcaacgttacggtgaatgaacacatttcgaaccgaacactgattttggtaataaaattcaatgatttgcaagcgttgctcgttagtaagtctattcatgatgaaatgtcaaagcatactgagcatctttctctttgacaccatgtctgaaatcccgcGTGATctatcaaatactaatgcatgaaaatcctaacctcaaaaaaatcaccctttatcaagAAGTTGGTGGTTTGGGTTGGCTGCTTACGCCCTTTTCCCTCGTTTCGGAGGATTTGTGCATCGAGCTTTTTGAAAAGGACACACTATTTTATAAAGTATGGGGCCAACACGTTCCGAAGGAtgaacaaaaatgttttaatgtttttggAGTAAGTTGAGGACACGACATAGACCCATTTTTTCCATTGTTACAACACGTTGTCATATCGTATTGCATGTATTTACTGCAGCACACCTATCACTACGAGCCTTTTGCTGTGAAGCTTACGTTTGATGGGCGCAACTTATTTGGTCGCTATAAAATCGTCGGAAGGATGGAGGCATTTGATGAACAGGGTGTTAAGAGGCCGAAGACAATTTGTTCTGAAGTTACAGGCGAAATTACATATGCATAACAAACATCTACATAAATAACTAAAGgtgttttttttgtaaaatgctTTGTATGCTCTATTTCAATAAGGCAACAatattatttctttattttctaaAAGTGAATTacgttttaatacaaaattcgaTTAGTCTGTTTGCtatcttttattttgatctttaaaatcctTTCGTggtttttcgaacatattccagcttgagagcgtgctctacaccgtactcaatagtcgttggatATGTAGAGCACTTTAATCAATtcgacaaaggtgttgatgaagatacatggagtatcagaaatcgcgatccaccatgccaggtGTTTTGACAACAGCACACACTTGCTAAACTTttttaagttctttgctatgctgttCTTTGAATACGAATGAATTGAATTTAAATGATTTCGAGCTGAAATGTGTTCTTAAAATCACGAAAAGAGATACAATTGgttgttttgaaaaaaagggATTTCAtatatttgatataaaaaaaacaacaattaaagCCAATGTTTACTCAAAAGGGACTCAATGATTTGGAAGTAGAACAAAGCTTCCCAAATGTAAGAGCTATTAAGTTACTGGGTGGGGAGGCCGTCGTggtgcagaggtaagcatgtccgcctattaagctttaactttaatcggactgcactcattgatatgagggaagtatcccctgttctttaatcgaatgttcatgggaaacttagcggagtaaggggaaatgaaaaaaacGAGCTCAttcaaaatcggtgtggcaagtgatagcatgtgtagagcatgtgggGTAGatcatgagacgttggagcatttcctatgacatTGCTCGTCTAACGAACGGCAAAGATATGAAAACATCAGGCTGTGCATGAACAGGAGACTCAATACATCTTAACGAACAGTCCGCTGAAGATGAGACCATCTTCGAAATTCCCACGATTGGAAaggctaggataggcaaagatcataTTATTGGAATATCAGGCATTGCAGTGACGACCAGCgagccgacgatgagacaaTCACCGACTTTCAAGGAGCCTATTTGATGGAGGACAAATGATTGAtggtcatccagataaatctccaccggaACGACATTGCTACACCGTAGGCCGAGGACTTACgtttttttgtcataaaaatgtcaATCATCTCTTTTCCTCAGAGTTGTCTGCGTCGGATGCTACAGTGCTGttacagggagacggtggagtaaAGGTggtatcactttatctgccattcgactctccgacaccgcaaTCCACGTCGGAGCTTCAACGACTGGTGGGGAAGGTAATACAAACAGGAAATGAGGCACTAATAGGGtgtgatgcgaactctcaccacatttggTGGTGAGAGGGAGGAGGTTCtggatgtgacaatatgttcatgggcatcgccgaatccgataatctTTCGGAAAACTGGACAACATTTGAAAGGTTACtttggggccaccgtagcgcagaggtttgcatttccgcctataacgctgaacgacCAGGTTCCAATTTTGATTTGAATTATGGCTGTGGTTGCCCCCTCCTACTGGTGCGACGTTTTTGGGGTTCTACGACGTGCAtaaaagccatgtaaaaacttctgctcatggaggtatcgcactgcgaaacgccgtttggactcggctgtaaagAAGGAGgtatcttatcattgagcttaaacttgaatcgggcagcagtCATTAAtagatgagaagtttgcccctgttcataaatggaatgttcattggtaaatttgcatttgctaagAGTAAGACTTGTGCAGATAattaagattgtccaagcatagaagacattaacgaaaatatcaacaggattacgactgcattaGAGGAGTCTTTTgcagatagttgtcctcttcgagaaaggaaatcagcccaaaaaCAAAACTCCCGGATGACCGGGGAAATTCGCAACGTCGtaaaagcggaagtatattgggatgtgtattacacacgtctcaaggaatacaaggcttttctgcgaacaggttgaAAGCGTtcatgacgccgccaagatgaaaaatctTCTCTCAAAACCCCACGTCCAAACCAAAACGTCAGTAGACGACAAAACATAAATTCCACAGGTGCGACGGAACTTACCGAAGCACCAGAATTTTGAAAGAATGAGTTCattgaaggcttatcattacagaatttatggtacaGGAAGCGAGAGtcgtatttatacccaagtccgCAAGGCATGTtaggcgacaccaaaggcctacagacctatagcCTTATGTTCTTTCCACTCATATCAATGGAACGTATAGTGGAGACTATGATATAGTGTAGCACATCCAGCGAACAGCTGAAATAGAAACTgcaggaaaggtcggtggagactttcCTGCACCACATTTGGAGTGAGTAAATTAGAAGACGTAAACAATGGCGGAATGCATTGACACCGAGGGGGTTTtttacaatgtgcggaccgacatagCAATCCAATCCTTAGTCCAGTATCGGATGGACCGGTTCCTTAGAGACTGCATAaactatatgctaaggaacagtggataaattgtggctCCCATGACAtaggttacgttaggttgaaatgagggttaggatattaatccgtcccttGCCACTATGGATACACAACAAAgtcagtaataggcttgttgtgcgctctaaatacttggGCATGAAACTAaataggaagtgtcacattcaggacgTGCCTTAGGCACGAAATAGGGCTTGAATCTGAGCATAGTCCACAggctctacaggaacgtgataAGAAAAATGCTATGTAAGtattggtggactgcgatggagaaaaagtgcaacattaggataatacaacaggttcagagaatatgttgtcctGGCATAGGCGGAGAGATGAGGAGCACGCCCAATAGGAGACATGTAcataaagtgtgaggcagccattgccgtTATGAGACTGAAGGCGATTGGAGAATGATATAACAAAGCCGAGGGTAGGAAACCGGAAAGGAACGTAAGTGGTTTACTATGGGATATCTGCAACGGCACTTGAGGTAGTAATGCGAatcactgctgccagcggcacagtcgtGGATgaacggaactctggtattgcaaTCTGAAAGATtatgctatacagatggatcaaagctagaggacaaagtagCCCGGGGggtcaacattgagaacccatggtCTAAGATCTGTTTTTGAATACCTGACAGGAttgtaggcggagatccgggcaatcatggaatgcgtgaggtattAACGCGAGGATGTTAAGTGTGATCATCATTACGGACAGCAAACTAGTCACCAGgggggtaaggtcacgaacagtcttggagatTGGAGATGTAAGacggagattaatgccttctctgcggatgacacgatccgcattgtttggttgCAGGACCATAGCTCAGTAAGgcggaatgaaagagcagacgatttggcagtgaaggccagagtactgccgtcaataaactttgttaacctgggtcaacgcagtccgagttaagaacgTCGGTGTAACACTTTGGAACAGCGCAACTGCGGGTAGGATGACGAAAATGCTATAGGTATATCCGtctcgtaagaagacgaggctataactgaaaggaagcagCAAGgaaatcagtatagctttcggtattacagaggggcacataggactatgagctcacttatgcagaataggtgcggcaagtggttgcatgtgtagggcatgtggtgaagataatgagacgttggagcattacatatgtcattgcccggctttctcgGCTAACAGATAGTGGCACATAGGTGGGTACACATTGCCAGACATGAATTGACTTAGGGGCCTGGTATGGAGAACaattggagattttttttttaatagcaaAGAATTTCAAGCTTCGATTTTTTAAGGtgactttttagtatttggagggtacaacaagctgattactggctaagaTTTATGTCCAAAGC from the Stomoxys calcitrans chromosome 1, idStoCalc2.1, whole genome shotgun sequence genome contains:
- the LOC131994051 gene encoding uncharacterized protein LOC131994051; amino-acid sequence: MVGSKSFLSLTITFSLLLQLQLGSTDNQYTDYVFLFDNEDIFEDCPEMPDNHGIDAALSTDNLEFDLNEEYLVDVSGNSTVVWEGVQPSDRIEFRADMYQEVGGLGWLLTPFSLVSEDLCIELFEKDTLFYKVWGQHVPKDEQKCFNVFGHTYHYEPFAVKLTFDGRNLFGRYKIVGRMEAFDEQGVKRPKTICSEVTGEITYA